The Stratiformator vulcanicus genome has a segment encoding these proteins:
- a CDS encoding enoyl-CoA hydratase: protein MDELLVSSQHGVTTLTLNRPEKRNALSHSLLVEIDEALDRIASDEESRVVVLAANGPAFCAGHDLKEMTGRPEEEYRELFSTCSRVMQKLRSLPQPVIGRVHALATAAGCQLAAACDLVIAADEAWFATPGVKIGLFCSTPMVPLVRSVGPKVAMEMLLTGVPISARRAYEVGLVNRVAPTEELDAIIAEYCTAILASSPLTLAIGKQAFYEQLCLSESEAYGDATDIMVQNALKDDAQEGMTAFLEKRKPEWTGT, encoded by the coding sequence ATGGATGAATTATTAGTATCTTCGCAGCATGGCGTCACAACGTTGACGCTCAATCGCCCTGAAAAGCGAAATGCGTTATCGCATTCACTTCTCGTCGAGATCGATGAGGCGCTTGACAGGATTGCGAGCGACGAGGAATCGCGGGTCGTCGTTCTGGCAGCGAACGGCCCCGCGTTCTGCGCCGGGCACGATTTAAAAGAGATGACCGGTCGGCCCGAAGAAGAATACCGCGAACTCTTTTCCACCTGCTCGCGGGTGATGCAGAAATTAAGGTCCCTGCCGCAGCCAGTGATCGGCCGGGTTCATGCCCTGGCCACGGCGGCCGGTTGCCAATTGGCCGCGGCGTGTGACTTGGTCATCGCAGCCGACGAAGCCTGGTTCGCCACTCCCGGAGTCAAAATCGGGCTATTCTGCTCCACGCCGATGGTTCCGTTGGTTCGCAGCGTCGGACCGAAAGTCGCCATGGAGATGCTGCTGACCGGAGTGCCGATCTCCGCGCGGCGGGCCTATGAAGTCGGGTTGGTCAATCGCGTCGCGCCCACAGAGGAACTGGACGCCATCATCGCGGAGTATTGTACGGCGATTCTCGCCAGTAGTCCCCTCACGCTCGCCATCGGCAAGCAGGCGTTTTATGAGCAGCTTTGCTTAAGCGAATCGGAAGCCTACGGCGATGCGACCGACATTATGGTTCAAAATGCGCTTAAGGATGATGCACAGGAAGGCATGACGGCGTTTCTGGAAAAACGTAAGCCGGAGTGGACCGGAACGTGA
- the deoC gene encoding deoxyribose-phosphate aldolase has translation MADFTYSDVAKMIDHSLLNPTMTVQQLEEGCRLAVAYDVASVCILPYMMKRCTELLAGSNVMPSTTIGFPHGGHTTDIKRAEAERAVEDGCQELDMVVNISQVLSGKWDYVERDIKAVIDIAHAAERKVKVIFENCYLNDEQKVKLCQICTGLNADWVKTSTGYGTGGATMEDLKLMVENSGDGVQVKAAGGVRDIDKLLEVRALGVTRCGASRTQSMMDDARQRLGLEPIQFDAAPAASGY, from the coding sequence GTGGCTGATTTTACCTACTCCGACGTCGCCAAGATGATCGACCATTCGCTGTTGAATCCGACGATGACGGTCCAGCAGCTCGAAGAGGGTTGCCGCCTCGCGGTCGCCTACGATGTCGCTAGCGTCTGCATTCTGCCTTACATGATGAAGCGATGTACCGAACTTCTCGCGGGCTCGAACGTCATGCCGAGCACCACGATCGGCTTTCCTCACGGCGGTCACACCACTGACATCAAACGTGCCGAAGCCGAGCGGGCCGTTGAAGACGGCTGCCAGGAGCTCGACATGGTCGTCAACATCAGCCAGGTCCTCAGCGGGAAATGGGACTACGTTGAGCGGGACATCAAGGCGGTGATCGACATCGCTCACGCCGCCGAACGCAAGGTGAAGGTCATCTTCGAAAACTGCTATTTGAACGACGAGCAGAAGGTGAAGCTCTGCCAGATCTGCACCGGTCTCAATGCCGACTGGGTCAAGACCAGCACCGGCTACGGCACCGGCGGCGCTACGATGGAAGACCTCAAGCTGATGGTCGAAAACTCCGGCGATGGCGTGCAGGTCAAAGCCGCCGGCGGAGTCAGAGATATCGACAAGCTCCTCGAGGTCCGCGCACTCGGCGTCACCCGCTGCGGAGCGAGCCGAACTCAGAGCATGATGGACGACGCCCGCCAGCGCCTCGGGCTGGAGCCGATTCAATTCGACGCCGCACCGGCCGCGTCAGGATATTAA
- a CDS encoding sugar phosphate isomerase/epimerase family protein, which yields MQLGFVSAILPDLSCEEVLDFAAEEHFRCIELMCWPPGGAERRYAGITHVDVTTLTDDAAAELKQQFDSKGVDISGLGYYPNPLSGTKEESDVAVAHIKKVIEAAPRLGIDRVNTFIGREPSQTPDENWERFFAIWPDIIKHAEGQGVYVGIENCPMYFTKDEWPSGKNLASSPAAWRRMFDLIPSDHFGLNYDPSHLVWQMMDPVGPIKEFADRIFHVHAKDVAIDYEALSEVGVLAYPLEYHRPKLPGLGEVPWGEFFNVLGETGYRGPVCIEVEDRVYEGSLEGRKEALRQSARFLHNYMPASDI from the coding sequence ATGCAACTCGGTTTCGTCAGTGCGATCCTCCCCGATCTCTCCTGTGAGGAAGTCCTCGACTTCGCGGCCGAAGAGCACTTCCGCTGTATCGAACTAATGTGCTGGCCGCCGGGTGGGGCGGAGCGGCGATACGCGGGCATCACGCACGTCGACGTGACGACGCTGACCGATGACGCCGCCGCCGAATTAAAACAGCAATTTGACTCCAAGGGAGTCGATATCAGCGGCCTCGGTTACTACCCGAATCCGCTTTCCGGCACAAAAGAAGAGTCCGATGTCGCGGTAGCCCATATTAAGAAGGTGATTGAAGCCGCGCCGCGATTGGGCATCGACCGCGTCAACACCTTCATCGGCCGCGAGCCGAGTCAGACACCCGATGAAAACTGGGAACGCTTCTTCGCGATCTGGCCCGATATTATCAAGCACGCGGAAGGACAGGGCGTTTACGTCGGTATTGAAAACTGCCCGATGTACTTCACAAAGGATGAATGGCCCAGTGGCAAGAATCTCGCCAGTTCACCGGCTGCGTGGCGGCGAATGTTCGACCTCATTCCGAGCGATCACTTCGGCCTCAACTATGATCCCTCGCACCTTGTGTGGCAGATGATGGACCCGGTCGGCCCGATCAAAGAATTTGCCGATCGCATTTTTCATGTACACGCCAAAGACGTCGCGATCGATTATGAAGCACTCAGCGAAGTCGGTGTCCTCGCCTACCCTCTGGAGTACCACCGGCCCAAACTCCCCGGACTCGGCGAAGTCCCTTGGGGCGAGTTCTTTAACGTGCTCGGCGAGACCGGATATCGCGGCCCCGTTTGCATTGAGGTCGAGGACCGCGTTTATGAAGGTTCATTGGAGGGACGCAAAGAAGCCCTCCGCCAAAGCGCCCGCTTCCTCCACAACTACATGCCGGCGTCCGATATTTAG
- a CDS encoding sulfatase, translating into MPSISSSFLEVSAMQARTTSRRGISCFGHCSSAASTTLTALPCVLMAVLISLTITGRATGSERPNILLIFTDDQGWPTLGSYGNEHVPTPHLDRLAAEGIQFTDAYVQPQCTPSRASLLTGQHSARNGMWHVLTWYGYPHARMTEPMFVEDLPRDSWTLAKGLKAAGYRTACLGKWHLNSNDDGNYKRLNPNAAKHFGFDYVNKKLPQRVWNDGGDRGVEWLTDEAIKFIGDQRDEPWFVYLSHHMIHGKVVAPNRLTQKYLDRGYPAEGMFNATYLAGLETIDQSVGRIRSALRELGEDENTLIIFLSDNGGVDERFHVVGVPGDEQNPARLELNLTEFDNAPLRMGKGSMYEGGIRVPMIVHWQDYGLSGEVVKTPVHVVDIVPTLFEAAGADTPASHVVDGDSLLPLITGEGSFNSDRPLFWHLPLYDARWGLTPCAVVRQGPYKLIHFFGDRFDADLRYRIGQHDELYHLVTDPGEQQNLMATEPETGEKLKATLAEWLNKIDAPIPVQNPHYDPAKAFAETREMPRWYLEERSVK; encoded by the coding sequence ATGCCTTCGATTTCCAGTAGTTTTCTTGAGGTATCGGCGATGCAAGCCCGCACGACGAGCCGTCGGGGCATCAGCTGCTTCGGTCATTGTTCCAGTGCGGCGTCAACGACATTAACGGCACTGCCGTGCGTATTGATGGCCGTCTTAATTAGCTTGACGATTACCGGACGAGCAACGGGGTCGGAGCGACCGAACATCTTATTGATCTTTACGGATGACCAAGGTTGGCCGACGCTCGGTTCTTATGGGAACGAGCATGTGCCAACCCCGCACCTCGACCGCCTCGCGGCCGAAGGGATTCAATTTACGGACGCGTACGTGCAACCTCAGTGCACTCCGTCCCGCGCCAGCCTGCTCACCGGTCAGCACAGCGCTCGGAACGGCATGTGGCACGTCTTGACGTGGTACGGGTATCCTCACGCACGGATGACCGAGCCGATGTTCGTCGAAGACCTGCCTCGTGACAGTTGGACGTTAGCGAAAGGACTGAAGGCCGCCGGCTATCGCACGGCGTGCCTGGGGAAATGGCATCTGAATTCAAATGACGACGGAAATTATAAGAGGTTGAACCCGAATGCGGCGAAGCACTTCGGATTCGATTACGTCAACAAGAAGTTGCCCCAGAGGGTGTGGAATGACGGTGGGGATCGCGGCGTTGAGTGGCTGACGGATGAAGCAATCAAATTCATCGGTGACCAGCGTGACGAGCCATGGTTCGTCTATCTTTCGCACCACATGATCCACGGGAAAGTCGTTGCGCCGAATCGCCTAACTCAGAAATATCTTGATCGCGGATATCCCGCCGAAGGGATGTTTAACGCGACCTATCTCGCCGGGTTGGAAACGATCGATCAGTCTGTCGGTCGAATCCGCTCTGCATTAAGAGAACTCGGAGAGGACGAGAATACCTTAATCATCTTTCTCTCCGACAACGGCGGCGTTGATGAACGGTTTCACGTCGTCGGAGTGCCGGGGGACGAGCAAAATCCTGCTCGACTGGAACTCAATCTAACTGAATTCGACAATGCGCCGCTTCGTATGGGAAAGGGCTCGATGTACGAAGGCGGGATTCGTGTGCCGATGATCGTCCATTGGCAGGACTACGGATTAAGCGGCGAGGTCGTCAAAACCCCGGTGCATGTCGTCGACATTGTGCCGACGCTGTTCGAGGCCGCCGGTGCCGATACGCCGGCCAGTCATGTCGTTGATGGCGACAGTCTGCTCCCGCTGATTACAGGGGAGGGCTCCTTTAATTCTGACCGCCCGCTGTTCTGGCACCTGCCGCTGTACGATGCCCGTTGGGGATTGACGCCATGCGCAGTGGTCCGGCAGGGGCCGTATAAGCTGATCCACTTCTTCGGCGATCGTTTCGACGCAGATCTCCGCTACCGGATCGGCCAACACGACGAACTTTATCACCTGGTGACCGATCCGGGCGAGCAGCAAAACCTCATGGCGACCGAGCCGGAAACCGGCGAGAAATTAAAGGCGACGCTCGCCGAATGGTTGAATAAGATCGACGCACCGATTCCTGTCCAAAACCCGCACTACGATCCGGCCAAGGCGTTTGCCGAAACGCGGGAAATGCCGAGGTGGTACCTCGAAGAACGGTCCGTCAAATAA
- a CDS encoding phosphate acyltransferase, producing MNESETGSGLPGFDELFRRADALREPVSAVAVGGADETVIKALAEARTRGWIRPIVAGGKGQIEDVAESCGIDLAGFRVLDTDDPAVTAVSEVREGRAQILMKGQVATPDLMKAVFSREAGLRTGRVVAQMVLMEIVRDDRVFLLTDTGITPEPTSDQRGELIGHAIETAAALGASEPKIALMAATEKATEALPDSLDAAKLASQSWQPAIVEGPLSFDLAYAAGAATKKRLTSRVAGSADAMVFPDLTSANLTVKGIMYTADCRFGGVLCGTAAPVVFMSRADSIQTRLRSLALALSTM from the coding sequence GTGAACGAGAGCGAAACCGGGTCCGGTCTTCCGGGGTTCGACGAATTATTCCGGCGGGCCGATGCGCTAAGGGAGCCGGTCTCAGCTGTCGCCGTCGGCGGAGCGGATGAGACGGTGATTAAAGCGCTTGCGGAAGCTCGCACTCGCGGATGGATTCGACCAATCGTCGCCGGTGGTAAAGGCCAGATTGAAGACGTCGCCGAGAGCTGCGGCATCGACCTGGCCGGATTTAGAGTTCTCGATACCGATGATCCTGCTGTTACCGCGGTCTCGGAAGTCCGCGAAGGACGGGCTCAAATATTAATGAAGGGCCAGGTCGCCACGCCCGATTTAATGAAGGCGGTCTTCTCGCGAGAGGCCGGCCTGCGCACAGGTCGGGTGGTCGCCCAAATGGTGCTGATGGAGATCGTTCGCGATGATCGCGTCTTTCTCCTGACCGATACCGGAATTACACCCGAACCGACTTCTGATCAGCGCGGGGAATTAATCGGTCACGCCATTGAGACTGCGGCCGCGTTGGGCGCCAGCGAGCCCAAGATCGCCCTCATGGCCGCGACCGAGAAGGCAACCGAAGCATTGCCCGATTCGCTCGATGCCGCAAAGCTGGCGAGTCAATCGTGGCAACCGGCCATTGTCGAAGGTCCGCTCTCTTTTGACTTGGCTTACGCGGCCGGTGCGGCAACGAAAAAGCGCCTGACAAGCCGCGTGGCTGGCAGTGCCGATGCAATGGTTTTTCCAGATTTGACGAGCGCAAACCTGACGGTCAAGGGGATCATGTACACGGCCGATTGCCGCTTCGGCGGCGTACTTTGCGGCACCGCTGCCCCGGTGGTCTTCATGTCGCGGGCCGATTCAATCCAAACGCGGCTGCGATCACTGGCACTCGCGTTAAGCACCATGTGA
- a CDS encoding 3-keto-disaccharide hydrolase: MRSISTIAATLLALVSFGSFAAAGEWTSLFDGKSFDGWKASENSDSWTIEDGAFKCSGPRSHLFYVGDEKPWDDFEFRCKAKTTKGSNSGIYFHTDYQESGWPKGGFEAQVNNTGSDPKKTGSLYAVQNVMEAPANDNEWFDYHIKVDGRDITISINGEAVTEYTEPEGTKPGKRFERALSEGTFAFQAHDPKSVAYFKDIEVKRLD; this comes from the coding sequence ATGCGCTCTATTTCCACCATTGCGGCAACTCTGCTCGCGCTTGTGTCATTCGGTTCGTTCGCGGCAGCGGGCGAGTGGACCTCGCTGTTTGACGGTAAATCGTTCGACGGCTGGAAGGCCAGCGAGAATTCCGATAGCTGGACGATCGAGGATGGGGCCTTCAAATGCTCCGGCCCGCGGAGCCACCTGTTTTATGTGGGCGATGAGAAGCCGTGGGATGACTTCGAGTTTCGCTGCAAGGCAAAAACCACCAAGGGCAGCAACTCCGGCATCTACTTCCACACCGACTATCAGGAGTCGGGTTGGCCGAAGGGCGGCTTTGAGGCCCAGGTCAACAATACCGGCAGCGACCCCAAGAAAACTGGCAGCCTCTACGCCGTCCAGAACGTCATGGAAGCTCCCGCGAACGACAATGAGTGGTTCGACTATCACATTAAGGTCGACGGCCGAGACATTACGATCAGCATCAACGGCGAAGCGGTGACCGAATACACCGAGCCGGAAGGGACGAAGCCGGGCAAACGCTTCGAGCGCGCCCTCAGCGAAGGCACCTTCGCCTTTCAAGCCCACGACCCGAAGAGCGTGGCTTATTTTAAGGATATCGAGGTGAAGCGGTTGGATTAG
- a CDS encoding ROK family protein, with protein sequence MSVYAGIDLGGTTITAALGRADGEIVARQQIDTDGHLGPDSVIERMAELIERLATQAGERPDGIGIGLPGLVDVHRGVTKFLPNLPTQWREIALATRLKERFEVPVRLLNDARAATLAELVFGIGRTVDTFAFFTLGTGVGGGVVIDGKLRLGPLGAAGELGHQTVQFDGPRCGCGNRGCLETVASGSAIIGEAVRLLKTGFAPRLHDAIDGDAGQVTPKRVAEAIAAGDEQLAGAIDRVGGYLGIAAANIVTSLHPQAIVYGGGVAAMGDLLFEPVRREIRDRVGMFPTGDILVVRSELEEDAGLLGAIALAAGHAVE encoded by the coding sequence ATGTCTGTTTACGCTGGAATCGATCTCGGCGGCACGACGATCACGGCGGCCCTCGGCCGGGCGGACGGCGAGATCGTCGCGCGGCAGCAGATTGACACAGATGGGCATCTTGGCCCGGATTCGGTCATCGAACGGATGGCGGAGTTAATCGAACGGCTCGCCACTCAGGCGGGCGAGCGACCGGACGGGATCGGGATCGGGCTGCCGGGCCTCGTTGACGTTCACCGCGGCGTCACGAAGTTTCTGCCGAACCTTCCGACGCAGTGGCGCGAGATCGCACTCGCAACGCGGCTTAAGGAACGCTTCGAAGTGCCGGTCCGACTGCTAAACGATGCCCGCGCCGCCACTCTGGCCGAATTGGTTTTCGGCATCGGGCGAACCGTCGACACCTTCGCCTTCTTCACGCTCGGCACCGGAGTGGGAGGCGGAGTCGTCATTGACGGCAAGCTGCGGCTGGGACCGTTGGGGGCTGCGGGTGAACTCGGGCATCAGACGGTCCAGTTCGACGGTCCACGTTGCGGATGCGGCAACCGCGGCTGTCTTGAGACAGTTGCCAGCGGGTCGGCGATCATCGGCGAAGCCGTCCGGCTTCTCAAAACGGGATTCGCTCCCCGCCTGCATGACGCGATCGACGGCGACGCCGGACAGGTGACACCGAAACGCGTTGCTGAGGCGATCGCCGCCGGGGACGAGCAGCTGGCCGGAGCGATCGATCGGGTCGGTGGCTACCTCGGGATCGCTGCGGCCAACATCGTCACCTCGCTGCATCCGCAGGCGATCGTGTACGGAGGAGGTGTCGCCGCCATGGGGGACCTATTATTCGAACCTGTTCGCCGTGAGATTCGCGACCGCGTCGGCATGTTCCCGACCGGTGATATCCTCGTCGTACGCTCTGAACTCGAAGAAGACGCCGGGCTGCTCGGGGCCATCGCGCTCGCAGCCGGGCACGCGGTCGAGTAG
- the ypfJ gene encoding KPN_02809 family neutral zinc metallopeptidase, with protein MRWRGRRGSKNIEDRRGRRAPMATAGLGGGGLLIIVIILFLLGVDPGQILRVVANNAGPRPQVNQPVGNDKVNEERAKFVSVVLADTEEVWAEQFQQLGRKYSEPELVLFNGAVKSACGLNSSAVGPFYCPADHHVYIDLSFYDDLSKKLGAPGDFAQAYVVAHEVGHHVQNLLGLSDRLNRARGRVSEEELNELTVRMELQADFLAGVWAHHAQKNWDILEPGDVQEALRAAAAIGDDRLQMKSQGYVVPESFTHGTSEQRVRWFRRGFETGDITQGDTFNTNDL; from the coding sequence ATGCGTTGGCGAGGCAGAAGAGGCAGCAAGAATATCGAAGACCGGCGCGGTCGACGCGCTCCGATGGCAACCGCCGGGTTGGGCGGCGGGGGCTTGCTGATCATCGTGATCATCCTCTTCTTACTCGGAGTCGATCCCGGGCAGATCCTGCGGGTGGTGGCTAACAACGCCGGGCCACGGCCGCAGGTCAACCAACCCGTCGGGAACGATAAAGTCAATGAGGAACGTGCCAAGTTCGTCTCCGTGGTTCTGGCCGATACCGAAGAAGTTTGGGCGGAGCAGTTCCAGCAGCTCGGTCGAAAGTATTCCGAGCCGGAACTCGTGCTCTTTAATGGCGCCGTGAAATCGGCCTGCGGATTAAATAGTTCAGCCGTCGGTCCCTTCTATTGTCCGGCCGATCATCACGTTTATATTGATCTGTCGTTCTACGATGACCTGAGCAAGAAGTTAGGCGCCCCCGGCGATTTCGCGCAGGCCTATGTCGTGGCTCATGAGGTCGGCCACCATGTGCAGAATCTGTTGGGGCTTTCGGACCGCCTGAATCGCGCCCGCGGCCGTGTCTCTGAAGAAGAATTAAATGAACTGACCGTTCGTATGGAGCTTCAGGCCGACTTTCTTGCCGGCGTGTGGGCTCATCACGCCCAAAAGAACTGGGATATTTTAGAACCAGGCGATGTTCAGGAGGCCCTCAGGGCGGCCGCCGCAATTGGCGATGATCGTCTGCAAATGAAGTCACAAGGATACGTCGTGCCGGAGTCCTTCACGCATGGGACTTCGGAGCAACGCGTTCGCTGGTTCCGTCGCGGCTTTGAAACCGGCGACATCACACAAGGCGATACGTTTAATACCAACGACTTGTGA
- a CDS encoding HdeD family acid-resistance protein, with product MSDVGIEEVRENSTWYLMIGIVLAILGVLAIGAAALVTGGVIIAVGVMILLAGVLQAGHAFMRKKWKGFFLDLIVGLVYAAIGVLCLIHPFAAAAAITLLIAISLILGGIFRIAAAFAVRPPHWLLVLINGAVGLLLGVLIAAQWPFSGVWVIGLFVGIDLVFSGMSLIFLSISVGQMTPAPAGDSEVAAS from the coding sequence ATGTCCGATGTGGGAATTGAAGAGGTTCGAGAAAATTCGACCTGGTATCTGATGATCGGCATCGTGCTGGCGATCCTTGGCGTGCTGGCGATCGGGGCGGCCGCTCTGGTGACGGGCGGCGTGATCATTGCCGTCGGAGTGATGATTTTGCTGGCCGGAGTGCTGCAGGCCGGTCACGCATTCATGCGGAAGAAATGGAAGGGCTTCTTCCTCGATCTAATCGTGGGCTTGGTCTACGCGGCCATCGGAGTGCTCTGCCTGATTCACCCCTTCGCCGCGGCCGCGGCGATCACGCTGCTGATCGCCATTTCGCTGATTTTAGGCGGCATCTTTCGAATCGCCGCCGCATTCGCTGTGCGGCCGCCGCACTGGCTCCTTGTGCTGATCAACGGAGCGGTCGGGTTGCTGCTCGGCGTTCTCATTGCGGCGCAGTGGCCGTTTTCAGGTGTTTGGGTGATCGGCCTGTTCGTCGGGATCGATCTCGTCTTCAGCGGGATGAGTCTAATCTTTCTGAGTATAAGCGTCGGTCAAATGACACCAGCGCCTGCCGGAGATTCGGAAGTCGCCGCTTCCTGA
- a CDS encoding hydroxypyruvate isomerase family protein, whose protein sequence is MDHVVQASGFDDGSVSRRRLLAGAAAGAAFLATGRPASTADDASPAKSSAAGGRLKQSVSRWCFGRIPLDRFCKEVNRLGLVGIDLLGPESFPTLKKHGLVCTMTTSHRLANGLCDPKFHDDCITKITAAIEANAAEQFKNVACFSGNARGIDPKTGMANCVRALKEVTPLAEEKNVTLCMELLNSKVDHADYMCDNSKWGVELVKQVGSDNFKLLYDIYHMQIMEGDVIRTIRANHEYFGHYHTAGNPGRNELDDSQELNYTPIAKAVADTGFDGYFAHEFVPTRDPLTSLAEAVEVCRV, encoded by the coding sequence ATGGATCATGTCGTACAGGCAAGCGGATTCGACGACGGATCTGTCTCGCGTCGCAGACTACTCGCCGGAGCGGCGGCTGGGGCGGCGTTTCTCGCGACCGGTCGGCCTGCTTCGACGGCAGACGACGCTTCGCCGGCCAAGTCTTCGGCTGCCGGGGGACGATTAAAGCAATCGGTATCCCGCTGGTGCTTCGGACGAATTCCGCTCGACCGATTCTGCAAAGAGGTGAATCGTCTCGGCCTCGTCGGGATCGATTTATTGGGGCCGGAAAGCTTTCCGACGCTCAAGAAGCACGGCTTGGTCTGCACGATGACGACCTCGCACAGATTGGCCAACGGATTGTGTGATCCGAAGTTCCACGACGATTGCATCACCAAGATCACCGCCGCGATCGAAGCCAACGCCGCGGAGCAGTTTAAGAATGTGGCGTGCTTCTCCGGAAATGCCCGCGGCATCGATCCTAAGACCGGCATGGCGAACTGCGTGCGTGCATTGAAAGAAGTAACGCCGCTCGCCGAAGAGAAGAACGTCACACTCTGCATGGAACTGCTTAATAGCAAAGTCGATCACGCCGACTACATGTGTGACAATTCGAAATGGGGCGTCGAACTGGTCAAGCAAGTTGGGTCCGATAACTTCAAATTGCTTTATGACATTTATCACATGCAGATCATGGAGGGCGACGTGATCCGGACGATCCGAGCCAATCATGAGTATTTCGGTCACTATCACACCGCCGGCAATCCCGGCCGGAACGAGCTCGACGACTCACAGGAATTAAATTACACGCCGATTGCCAAGGCGGTCGCCGATACGGGGTTCGATGGCTATTTCGCTCACGAATTTGTGCCCACGCGCGACCCGCTCACCAGCCTGGCCGAGGCGGTCGAAGTCTGTCGGGTTTAG
- a CDS encoding Uma2 family endonuclease has product MILADSPTLTRLEPSHNGMLMTPDEFDVIDDAERGYRYELIHGVLVVSPPAGPFHRRTGDKLGYLLRSYMEGHPQGGCIDDTLPENSVIVGEDRRVCDRAIWVGLGREPDVFRDIPTIAIEIVSESARDRRRDYVDKAREYPAAGVKEYWIIDRFARELTIVLQGGTTQTLPESQPYQSPLLPGFELDLRELL; this is encoded by the coding sequence ATGATTCTCGCCGACTCACCGACGCTCACCCGGTTGGAGCCCTCCCACAACGGGATGCTCATGACACCCGACGAGTTCGACGTCATCGACGACGCCGAGCGAGGCTACCGCTACGAACTGATCCACGGAGTGCTCGTCGTGTCACCACCTGCCGGCCCGTTCCATCGTCGAACCGGTGACAAACTCGGCTATCTACTTCGCAGCTACATGGAGGGGCATCCGCAAGGCGGGTGCATTGACGATACGCTGCCGGAGAACTCCGTGATCGTCGGGGAGGATCGCCGCGTGTGTGATCGGGCCATCTGGGTCGGACTCGGACGCGAGCCCGACGTCTTTCGAGACATCCCGACGATTGCGATTGAAATCGTCTCTGAATCGGCTCGCGACCGTCGGCGAGATTACGTCGACAAGGCCCGCGAGTACCCGGCAGCCGGCGTCAAGGAGTACTGGATCATCGATCGCTTTGCCCGGGAGCTGACCATTGTGCTGCAGGGCGGGACGACTCAAACACTTCCGGAGAGTCAGCCGTATCAATCACCGCTGCTTCCCGGTTTTGAGCTCGATCTGCGAGAACTGCTGTAG
- a CDS encoding Gfo/Idh/MocA family protein, with product MPFRVAVVGTGFIGPVHVEGLRRAGQEVVGILGSSAEKSKQAADRLRIPTAYADFDALLADGDVDSVHITSPNRYHFDQAAAALKAGKHVMCEKPLAMTSEESGKLVEIAAESGKAAGVNYNIRYYPMCLDAAGRVASGELGGVFHVAGSYVQDWMFHPTDFNWRVLASEGGELRAVADIGTHWLDLIYSITRLDVAAVCADLHTVYPTRQRPTGNVETFSSGAGGDIPTEPIAIDTEDYGCVMLRFANGARGVLWVSQVTAGRKNCLRFEIAGEKESLAWVSESPNDLWVGHRDRPNEAVIRDPGSLAESAQGFSDYPAGHNEGFPDTFKMCFRAFYNSIESGGQPNYPTFAEGHREIVLCEAILESHQEQRWIELNTK from the coding sequence ATGCCGTTTCGTGTCGCCGTTGTGGGAACCGGATTCATCGGCCCTGTTCATGTTGAGGGGCTGCGCAGGGCCGGGCAAGAGGTTGTCGGTATTCTCGGCTCGTCCGCCGAAAAGTCGAAGCAGGCTGCCGACCGGCTGCGCATCCCGACGGCTTATGCCGACTTCGATGCGCTTCTCGCCGATGGCGACGTCGACTCGGTCCACATCACCTCGCCCAATCGCTACCACTTCGACCAAGCCGCGGCGGCGCTGAAAGCCGGAAAGCACGTCATGTGCGAAAAGCCGCTGGCGATGACGTCGGAGGAATCGGGCAAGCTGGTCGAAATCGCGGCGGAGTCGGGAAAGGCAGCCGGGGTCAACTATAACATTCGCTACTACCCGATGTGCCTCGACGCGGCGGGACGCGTCGCCTCGGGCGAACTGGGCGGCGTCTTTCACGTCGCCGGCAGTTACGTGCAGGACTGGATGTTTCACCCGACCGACTTCAACTGGCGCGTGCTCGCCTCCGAGGGGGGCGAACTGCGAGCGGTGGCCGACATCGGCACCCACTGGCTCGACCTGATCTATTCGATCACTCGGCTGGACGTGGCTGCCGTCTGTGCCGACCTGCATACCGTCTACCCGACCCGGCAGCGGCCGACGGGCAACGTTGAGACATTCAGCAGCGGGGCCGGAGGTGACATCCCGACCGAACCGATCGCGATCGACACCGAAGACTACGGCTGCGTGATGCTCCGCTTCGCCAACGGAGCCCGCGGAGTGCTGTGGGTCTCACAGGTGACCGCGGGACGCAAAAACTGCCTCCGCTTCGAAATCGCCGGCGAAAAGGAGTCGCTCGCCTGGGTGAGCGAATCGCCCAACGACCTGTGGGTGGGCCACCGCGACAGGCCGAACGAAGCGGTCATCCGCGATCCCGGCTCACTCGCGGAATCGGCGCAAGGCTTCAGCGACTACCCCGCGGGGCACAACGAAGGCTTTCCCGACACGTTTAAGATGTGCTTCCGCGCGTTCTATAATTCGATCGAATCAGGCGGTCAACCGAACTACCCCACCTTCGCCGAAGGCCACCGAGAAATTGTCCTCTGCGAAGCAATCTTAGAAAGCCATCAAGAACAACGCTGGATCGAATTAAATACAAAATAA